One genomic region from Thalassotalea sp. PS06 encodes:
- a CDS encoding S8 family serine peptidase, with amino-acid sequence MRINSITSALAIALYSAGSMYAAAGLAPTDEVHTLSTPNLTQEQINELQIGTNNQVSTGSMLENDGLNVQVNSQRAKFFEEADITGEHIYVVRLKDKPTALYTGGIDGLQGTHVKTLSRDMGVNSLYEAGKPTTDRIVAYTNYLQNQQVAAITEMNRVVGTKQVRKQFTTAVNAYTVEMTQEEAKRVSQLPQVEFVHRAKTYELHTDAGPQKISADQVWTGSTEQGVPFKGEGIIMGIIDTGINSDHPSFADIGDDGYDHTNPWGAGVYVGACAEAGNEDLCNDKLIGIRTYDVITDAFDDMIPGFPAIGEDYQGHGSHVAGTAAGNVLNDVDYVLPEFTGQPADGTLVKEDMFNLSGVAPHANIVSYQVCHASNESGYQGCPWESMIGGIEDAIKDGVDVINFSIGGIDNVSPWDDGVELGFLSAREAGINVAVAAGNGGQAGASEYFGYIDHASPWLASVAATTHDRVTRVDTPISYAGFANDEAGAPLGSEVPWWSESGRMGGAINDTELTGVVVWAKDYADVNGTKDWGGYCGTEYPAGTFDFYKDGTPIVGAASGETNVIVVCQRNNLADPNGIARTAKVANVKAGGADGFIMYNYAKGDSVPTVAYDLPSVHLTREQWDGEVTTWGEDGYNYGFEDWIDSWSEKGHMITIGKTAIYNDHNEENGDWLAPFSSRGPSNSTPEMLIPQIAAPGVNIYAAYADEHPFVGNMGNTDYIAISGTSMASPHVAGAMALIRQAHPDWTPTEVQSALMLTADNVVRYRRQNQPNGDIGEAFIYRAGAGRINVAEAIDTGLVMDETIENFKAANPGNGGQVHRLNIPQLVNFECKPTCQWTRTFKATKDGSWSVDHSDVLNWDFDIWNQSAQNGVNISATPSEFSLKAGETQTVVFEASIMDTQDWFSNAEVELHSDVILTETNGASTEVHLPVAFKFSKNGMPSRLRAVAHRNEGSFQFNGLELPALDNPYTRVYAPVKADVKTVALPKDDDGYFPWSANTDDVPASFRMDEATHVEMIEVPAGAKRLMVEMQGTIESDLEGFMDKGNALVYVGKDYNGNGEADPFEEILCVSNHIQYNNFCNINNPEEGTYWAVIYNSGELRGQAPNWTNLYPDIAAEVFSYSIAVVTDTVASDMSLHVEPTDGENTVSATLNYNMPEMMEGDIYYSVLDFGTSEVNAGNVGKVAFKLERGVDDVHLDVTQTKARAGDVIPYTFEVQPNDTGADRAFTITANMPEGMHFTAEDIFTSNPDVVTDIAVDGSVVTISGVQPNTAGITPYYIQTTNVEDAMCRMPNFGNSNPGGYVDLEKFGFAPIFSGFNSGVDENGNPVGDNSILYRSGVELPVSALFNGQYDSWHLYNNSDRLNVHPQNSINLRGNGLFDLWVQPTFWPYHLGFPYNSFPYESVGPLWRGVGLGAMNTGIEMMSVPLINTWTEKAGITLASTQTGWGIIEVDNARSYASGGRDFSAPGRPYIWEEKDDRYDYQVIFNVNTRYGKDEHELYFAYDNIDFGTQNGRGSIGLQGFTGPIYSRGPIAGGYLGEEYAYDDLDSKIHSGLVICYDYYGPESSKFEVTIWTQVKRDAVGVDQVMTATSVVDGMADFEMSHTLETPSNIQLSAIADMEVAENGSVDVNVYYADNSELTTVNEIMVSGDNVSGVVESHTSGSSISIVPAANFHGMTEVTVTVADVENPADKASTTFMLNVISDGIELGCNDSNATNFDSNANTDDGSCVYPEEEKKKKKGGSLGYLALMLLAFAGMRRRIK; translated from the coding sequence GTGAGAATAAACAGCATTACAAGTGCATTAGCTATCGCGTTATACAGCGCTGGTTCAATGTACGCTGCTGCAGGTTTAGCGCCAACGGATGAAGTACATACGTTGAGCACACCAAACCTGACCCAGGAGCAAATTAACGAATTACAAATTGGCACCAACAACCAGGTATCAACTGGTTCTATGTTGGAAAATGATGGATTAAACGTTCAGGTTAATTCACAACGTGCCAAGTTCTTTGAAGAAGCCGATATTACCGGCGAGCACATCTACGTAGTACGTCTTAAAGACAAGCCAACTGCCCTATACACCGGCGGTATCGATGGTTTACAAGGTACACACGTTAAAACACTTAGCCGCGATATGGGCGTAAACAGCCTGTATGAAGCTGGCAAACCAACCACTGATCGTATCGTTGCTTACACTAACTACCTGCAAAACCAACAGGTAGCGGCAATCACCGAAATGAACCGCGTTGTTGGTACTAAACAAGTTCGTAAGCAATTTACCACTGCTGTTAACGCTTACACGGTAGAAATGACTCAGGAAGAAGCGAAACGCGTTTCACAACTTCCTCAGGTTGAATTCGTTCACCGAGCGAAAACCTATGAGCTACATACCGATGCTGGCCCACAAAAGATCAGTGCAGACCAGGTCTGGACGGGTTCGACCGAACAGGGCGTGCCTTTCAAAGGTGAAGGCATCATCATGGGTATCATTGATACCGGTATCAACTCAGATCACCCTTCATTCGCTGACATTGGCGATGATGGCTACGACCACACTAACCCTTGGGGTGCTGGTGTATACGTAGGTGCTTGTGCGGAAGCAGGTAATGAAGATCTGTGTAACGATAAACTTATCGGTATTCGTACTTATGACGTCATTACTGATGCGTTTGATGACATGATCCCAGGCTTCCCGGCTATCGGTGAAGATTATCAGGGTCACGGTTCTCACGTTGCAGGTACTGCGGCGGGTAACGTACTTAACGACGTTGATTATGTTTTACCCGAGTTCACCGGTCAGCCTGCTGACGGTACGTTGGTAAAAGAAGACATGTTTAACCTGTCTGGTGTTGCGCCACATGCCAACATCGTTTCATATCAGGTATGTCACGCGTCTAATGAATCTGGCTATCAAGGCTGTCCATGGGAGTCAATGATTGGTGGTATTGAAGATGCCATTAAAGACGGCGTTGATGTAATCAACTTTTCTATCGGTGGTATCGATAACGTTTCTCCATGGGATGATGGTGTAGAGCTTGGCTTCCTTTCAGCTCGTGAAGCTGGCATTAACGTTGCCGTGGCTGCTGGTAATGGCGGTCAGGCAGGGGCTAGTGAATACTTTGGCTATATTGACCATGCATCGCCATGGTTAGCATCGGTTGCTGCGACTACTCACGACCGTGTTACTCGCGTTGATACACCGATTTCATATGCGGGCTTTGCTAATGACGAAGCTGGCGCACCGTTAGGTTCAGAGGTTCCTTGGTGGAGCGAAAGCGGTCGTATGGGTGGCGCAATCAATGATACTGAATTAACGGGTGTTGTTGTTTGGGCGAAAGACTATGCTGATGTTAATGGGACCAAAGACTGGGGCGGGTACTGTGGTACCGAATATCCAGCTGGTACCTTTGATTTCTATAAAGACGGTACGCCAATTGTTGGTGCCGCAAGTGGTGAAACCAATGTAATCGTAGTTTGTCAGCGTAATAACCTGGCTGATCCAAATGGTATTGCCCGTACCGCTAAAGTTGCCAACGTCAAAGCCGGTGGCGCAGACGGTTTCATCATGTACAACTACGCCAAAGGCGATAGTGTACCGACCGTAGCTTACGACTTACCTTCAGTGCATTTAACTCGTGAGCAGTGGGATGGTGAAGTAACGACTTGGGGTGAAGATGGTTACAACTATGGTTTTGAAGACTGGATTGATTCCTGGTCCGAAAAAGGTCATATGATCACTATCGGTAAAACGGCGATTTATAACGATCACAACGAAGAAAACGGTGATTGGTTAGCGCCTTTCTCTTCACGTGGCCCGAGTAATTCAACGCCAGAAATGCTAATTCCACAAATTGCTGCTCCTGGTGTAAATATCTATGCTGCTTACGCCGATGAACATCCGTTCGTAGGTAACATGGGTAACACAGATTATATCGCAATCAGTGGTACCTCAATGGCTTCTCCTCATGTTGCTGGTGCAATGGCGCTAATCCGTCAGGCACATCCTGACTGGACGCCTACCGAAGTTCAATCAGCACTGATGCTAACCGCTGATAACGTAGTTCGTTACCGTCGTCAGAATCAGCCTAATGGTGATATCGGTGAAGCCTTTATCTATCGTGCCGGTGCAGGCCGTATCAATGTTGCCGAAGCAATTGATACCGGTCTTGTAATGGACGAAACCATTGAAAACTTCAAAGCTGCAAACCCTGGAAATGGTGGTCAGGTTCATCGCCTGAACATTCCTCAGTTAGTTAACTTTGAGTGTAAGCCTACCTGTCAATGGACGCGTACGTTTAAAGCGACCAAAGATGGTTCCTGGTCTGTCGACCACTCTGACGTGCTTAACTGGGACTTCGATATATGGAATCAGTCCGCACAAAATGGTGTAAACATCTCTGCCACACCAAGCGAGTTCTCTCTGAAAGCAGGTGAAACGCAGACAGTTGTTTTTGAAGCATCAATCATGGATACCCAGGATTGGTTCTCGAACGCCGAAGTGGAATTACACTCTGACGTTATCCTTACTGAAACTAACGGTGCAAGCACGGAAGTTCATCTTCCGGTTGCATTCAAGTTCTCGAAAAATGGCATGCCTTCGCGTCTTCGTGCCGTTGCTCATCGCAACGAAGGTAGCTTCCAGTTTAACGGTCTTGAATTACCTGCCCTAGACAACCCTTATACTCGTGTTTATGCACCTGTTAAAGCGGATGTTAAAACCGTAGCGCTACCAAAAGATGATGACGGCTATTTCCCGTGGTCTGCAAATACTGATGATGTTCCTGCATCTTTCCGTATGGATGAAGCAACTCACGTTGAAATGATCGAAGTACCAGCCGGTGCTAAGCGTCTTATGGTTGAAATGCAAGGTACCATTGAGTCAGATCTTGAAGGCTTCATGGATAAGGGTAATGCTCTTGTTTATGTAGGTAAGGATTACAACGGTAACGGTGAAGCAGATCCGTTTGAAGAAATTCTTTGTGTGTCAAACCACATTCAATACAACAACTTCTGTAACATCAACAATCCTGAAGAAGGCACATACTGGGCGGTAATCTACAACTCTGGTGAATTACGGGGTCAGGCGCCTAACTGGACTAATTTATATCCAGATATCGCTGCCGAAGTATTCAGCTACTCGATTGCTGTAGTAACCGATACCGTAGCTTCTGATATGTCTTTGCATGTAGAGCCTACTGACGGTGAAAACACCGTAAGCGCTACATTGAACTACAACATGCCGGAAATGATGGAAGGCGACATCTACTACTCGGTATTAGATTTCGGTACCTCGGAAGTTAATGCTGGTAACGTTGGTAAAGTGGCATTCAAACTAGAGCGTGGTGTTGATGATGTTCACTTAGATGTGACTCAGACTAAAGCCCGTGCTGGTGACGTAATTCCTTACACCTTTGAAGTTCAGCCGAACGACACCGGTGCGGATCGCGCGTTTACCATTACGGCTAACATGCCTGAAGGCATGCATTTCACTGCCGAAGATATCTTTACGTCAAATCCTGATGTCGTAACTGACATCGCCGTAGACGGTAGTGTTGTTACTATCTCTGGTGTGCAGCCAAACACTGCAGGTATCACGCCTTACTACATCCAGACGACTAACGTTGAAGATGCAATGTGTCGTATGCCTAACTTTGGTAACTCTAATCCAGGTGGTTATGTTGACCTTGAAAAGTTTGGTTTTGCTCCTATATTCAGTGGTTTTAACAGCGGTGTAGATGAAAATGGTAACCCAGTAGGTGATAACAGCATTCTATACCGTAGCGGTGTTGAATTACCTGTATCTGCTCTGTTCAATGGTCAATATGATTCATGGCACCTATACAACAACTCAGATCGTCTGAATGTTCATCCACAAAATTCCATTAATTTACGTGGTAATGGTCTATTTGACCTTTGGGTACAACCGACTTTCTGGCCATATCACTTAGGCTTCCCTTACAACTCATTCCCTTATGAGTCAGTAGGTCCTCTATGGCGTGGTGTAGGTCTTGGTGCAATGAATACTGGTATTGAAATGATGTCTGTACCGTTAATTAACACCTGGACTGAAAAAGCGGGGATTACACTAGCCAGCACACAAACTGGTTGGGGTATTATCGAAGTAGATAATGCACGTAGTTATGCCTCCGGTGGTCGTGACTTCTCAGCACCAGGTCGTCCTTACATCTGGGAAGAGAAAGATGATCGCTACGATTATCAGGTAATCTTCAACGTAAATACTCGTTACGGTAAAGATGAGCATGAGTTGTACTTTGCTTATGATAATATCGACTTCGGTACCCAAAATGGCCGTGGTTCGATTGGTCTGCAAGGTTTCACTGGTCCTATCTACTCTCGTGGTCCTATCGCAGGTGGCTACCTGGGTGAAGAGTATGCGTACGATGACTTAGATAGCAAAATCCACTCTGGCCTTGTTATCTGTTACGACTACTACGGTCCTGAGTCTTCAAAGTTTGAAGTCACTATCTGGACTCAAGTTAAACGTGATGCGGTAGGTGTTGATCAAGTAATGACGGCAACCAGTGTTGTTGACGGCATGGCTGATTTTGAAATGAGCCACACCCTGGAAACGCCTAGTAACATTCAGTTATCTGCAATCGCTGATATGGAAGTTGCAGAGAACGGTTCTGTAGACGTGAACGTTTACTATGCTGATAACTCTGAGCTAACCACTGTCAATGAAATCATGGTTTCTGGTGACAACGTATCTGGTGTTGTAGAGAGCCATACGTCTGGTTCAAGCATTTCTATCGTACCTGCTGCAAACTTCCACGGTATGACGGAAGTGACGGTTACCGTTGCTGATGTTGAGAACCCAGCGGATAAAGCAAGTACGACCTTTATGCTAAATGTTATCTCTGATGGCATCGAGTTAGGTTGTAACGATTCTAACGCGACCAACTTCGATTCAAATGCAAACACTGACGACGGTTCATGTGTTTACCCTGAAGAAGAGAAGAAGAAGAAGAAAGGTGGTTCACTAGGTTACTTAGCATTAATGCTTCTTGCATTTGCTGGTATGCGTCGTCGCATCAAGTAA
- a CDS encoding DUF885 domain-containing protein has product MIKALFKWFGLLVLAIILLGGSFAAHEWYAKKPFMFRAYLDRAMVKMAFSDPETLTSLGFLESMGIKGHNAHLDDVDPKNSEKMFAELSEFRAGLEQYADQDLDRQQKMSKDIAIYLMDIAEQAKPFRYHYYPANQLFGIQNGFPSFMEASHQVHTVEDAENYNSRLSELPRKFDQYLMDLRIREEKGIIPPRFVIDRILEEMQNFVDTPATENILYTSLVTKMDDSEEISDEQQQQLLAKSEQLINESVYVAYQGFIDYFTELAPKAGNDHGYWHLPNGEEAYKLALKLFTTTDYSAEYIHSLGLQEVARIQGEMMEIFAELGVDTSNGYTAAMAEFSAQDKFYYEDSDEGRAQILADYQTILDEIDAGIDSAFNIRPKAGMEVVRIPEFKEKTSPGAYYQQPALDGSRPGRFFANLYDIKATPKFGMRTLAYHEGIPGHHFQIAIAMELEGMPFLRRFAPFTAYTEGWALYSEQVAWEHGFQSNPEDNIGRLTAELFRAVRLVVDTGIHHKRWTREEGIEYMANNTGMAERDVVAEIERYIVMPGQATAYKVGMIKILELREKAMAQLGDKFDIRDFHDAVLKNGAVPLSMLEDIIDNYIETTLAS; this is encoded by the coding sequence ATGATTAAAGCTTTATTTAAGTGGTTCGGATTATTGGTGTTAGCCATAATCCTGCTCGGCGGAAGTTTCGCCGCCCATGAATGGTATGCAAAAAAACCTTTTATGTTTCGAGCCTACCTGGACCGCGCCATGGTAAAAATGGCGTTTTCCGATCCGGAAACGTTGACCTCACTCGGCTTTTTGGAAAGCATGGGGATCAAAGGACACAATGCCCATCTTGATGATGTCGATCCGAAAAACTCCGAAAAAATGTTTGCCGAACTGTCTGAGTTTCGCGCGGGTTTAGAACAATATGCGGATCAAGATCTGGACCGCCAGCAAAAAATGTCCAAAGACATCGCTATCTATCTGATGGATATTGCTGAACAGGCAAAACCATTTCGTTATCACTATTACCCCGCTAATCAGCTATTCGGTATTCAAAACGGTTTTCCAAGCTTTATGGAAGCCTCACATCAGGTACATACGGTGGAAGACGCGGAAAATTACAATTCTCGGTTAAGTGAATTGCCACGTAAATTTGATCAGTATCTAATGGATTTACGAATTCGTGAAGAAAAAGGCATTATTCCACCGCGCTTTGTGATCGACCGAATCTTAGAAGAAATGCAAAACTTTGTGGATACGCCGGCGACTGAAAATATCCTCTACACCTCTTTGGTGACTAAAATGGACGACAGTGAGGAAATCAGCGATGAACAGCAGCAACAGTTATTAGCGAAAAGCGAGCAATTGATTAACGAGTCTGTCTATGTAGCCTATCAGGGCTTTATTGACTACTTCACTGAATTAGCGCCAAAAGCAGGCAATGATCACGGTTACTGGCACTTGCCAAACGGTGAAGAAGCCTACAAATTAGCGCTTAAACTATTTACTACCACCGACTACAGTGCTGAGTATATTCACAGCTTAGGTTTGCAGGAAGTGGCGCGAATTCAAGGCGAAATGATGGAAATTTTTGCCGAGTTAGGCGTAGATACCAGCAATGGTTACACTGCTGCCATGGCCGAATTTTCTGCTCAGGATAAATTTTATTATGAAGACAGTGATGAAGGTCGCGCCCAAATCCTCGCCGATTATCAGACGATATTGGACGAAATTGATGCTGGTATCGACAGCGCCTTTAATATCCGTCCCAAAGCGGGAATGGAAGTCGTCCGAATCCCTGAGTTTAAAGAGAAAACTTCACCAGGCGCTTATTATCAGCAGCCGGCATTGGATGGCTCTCGTCCGGGTCGTTTTTTTGCAAACCTTTATGATATAAAAGCTACACCAAAATTTGGCATGCGCACTCTGGCCTACCATGAAGGTATCCCAGGTCATCATTTTCAAATCGCCATTGCCATGGAATTGGAAGGTATGCCATTTCTTCGTCGCTTTGCGCCATTTACTGCTTACACGGAAGGCTGGGCGCTGTATTCAGAGCAAGTTGCCTGGGAGCACGGTTTTCAATCCAACCCGGAAGACAATATCGGCCGTTTAACCGCAGAATTGTTCCGTGCAGTACGTTTAGTCGTTGATACTGGTATTCACCACAAACGCTGGACTCGTGAAGAGGGTATCGAATACATGGCAAACAATACCGGCATGGCAGAGCGCGATGTCGTTGCCGAAATTGAACGCTATATCGTTATGCCGGGTCAGGCAACAGCGTATAAAGTGGGAATGATAAAGATTCTTGAATTGCGCGAGAAAGCGATGGCTCAGCTTGGTGATAAATTTGATATTCGTGATTTTCACGATGCGGTGTTGAAAAACGGTGCGGTACCGTTAAGTATGCTTGAAGACATTATCGACAACTACATCGAAACAACGCTGGCAAGCTAA
- a CDS encoding PEP-CTERM sorting domain-containing protein: MKILKQSCTALLGLFFASQVLSAPVAGDSSNCTTGATNHIIFDLQNPDIDGNADGLSFSCGLDFVVTSGNDGSNVIQDWPANGGLGVDGGSEVAGDNWGLGEILVFTFDRTVSLLSVLFNGDHSDTVAGTVQVSGDFGSVMLNASDYDTGSGMFPDALNSSVFTFSVVDTSMLRTFKAPEFRGYIEEISFREVREGPPQEVPEPATMLMLGLGLLGLGRFRK; encoded by the coding sequence ATGAAAATATTAAAACAAAGTTGTACGGCGCTGCTTGGTTTGTTTTTTGCCAGTCAGGTGCTTTCAGCTCCCGTTGCCGGAGATTCCTCAAATTGCACCACAGGTGCTACCAACCACATCATCTTTGATTTACAAAATCCCGATATTGATGGCAATGCTGACGGATTGTCCTTTTCCTGTGGCCTCGATTTTGTGGTGACGTCGGGCAATGACGGCAGTAATGTAATCCAGGACTGGCCGGCAAATGGCGGTCTTGGTGTTGATGGTGGTTCTGAGGTTGCCGGAGATAACTGGGGGTTAGGTGAAATTCTGGTATTCACTTTTGATCGTACCGTGTCGTTACTGAGCGTGCTTTTTAATGGCGATCATTCAGATACGGTTGCCGGAACCGTGCAAGTTTCCGGCGATTTTGGCTCCGTTATGCTGAACGCTTCAGACTATGATACCGGCTCAGGAATGTTTCCAGATGCACTGAACAGTAGCGTATTCACCTTTAGTGTGGTTGATACGTCAATGTTGAGAACGTTTAAAGCTCCCGAATTTCGTGGTTATATCGAAGAAATTTCATTTCGAGAAGTGCGAGAGGGCCCACCTCAGGAAGTTCCTGAACCTGCTACCATGCTAATGCTTGGTTTAGGTTTACTGGGTCTTGGCCGTTTCCGTAAATAG
- a CDS encoding potassium channel family protein — protein sequence MSIFLRLKQLFLRQLLHLPWQGVLLLTVGYIALSWILLTLSGESELVQEQNFLYFLMVTASTVGYGDFSPQSQPGKYVVALFIIPAGLSLFGLLIGRVIGFFSDQWRKGVKGLKTLNYDNHILVIGWNEGRTMQLLKLLKREMDFHSDKQDIALCVRADIENPQPEQIGFVRVLNFTSDEEMDRAGVSNASCIVIDTQDDDVTMTTALYCASRNPDAHTIAYFQDDQLGNLLKQHCPNIECMPSVGVELIAKSAVDPGSSLLHHQLLDVGQGMTQYSLQYQGKQALQVAAVFIALKKHYQATLIGISPNGYDTLELNPDLEKIVAPDSTLYYIADERLNNINWELFTNV from the coding sequence ATGTCTATTTTTCTGCGATTAAAACAACTTTTCCTGCGCCAATTACTTCATCTTCCCTGGCAAGGTGTATTACTACTTACGGTGGGTTATATCGCCCTAAGCTGGATATTACTGACCCTCAGTGGTGAATCAGAGCTGGTACAGGAACAAAACTTTTTATATTTCCTGATGGTTACTGCATCAACCGTTGGTTATGGTGACTTCTCGCCGCAATCCCAGCCAGGTAAGTATGTTGTAGCATTATTTATTATCCCCGCAGGGTTAAGTTTATTTGGTTTACTGATTGGTCGAGTGATTGGCTTTTTCTCTGATCAGTGGCGAAAAGGAGTGAAAGGCTTGAAAACCTTAAATTACGATAATCACATTCTGGTCATCGGCTGGAATGAAGGGCGAACCATGCAGCTATTAAAGCTGTTAAAACGGGAGATGGATTTTCACAGTGATAAACAGGATATTGCGCTATGTGTCAGAGCCGATATCGAAAACCCGCAACCGGAACAAATTGGCTTTGTAAGAGTACTGAACTTTACCAGCGACGAAGAAATGGATCGTGCCGGGGTAAGCAATGCCAGCTGTATTGTTATCGATACCCAAGATGATGATGTCACCATGACTACCGCTTTGTACTGCGCATCCAGAAACCCAGACGCCCATACCATCGCCTATTTTCAGGATGACCAGTTGGGTAATCTTTTAAAACAACATTGTCCGAATATCGAATGTATGCCATCGGTAGGAGTTGAATTGATTGCAAAATCCGCCGTCGATCCCGGTTCCAGCCTATTGCACCATCAATTACTGGATGTTGGTCAGGGTATGACCCAGTATTCGTTGCAATATCAGGGGAAACAGGCATTACAAGTCGCCGCTGTATTTATCGCATTGAAAAAACACTATCAGGCAACCTTAATCGGTATTTCACCAAATGGTTACGATACGCTGGAGTTGAACCCGGATTTAGAAAAAATCGTCGCACCGGACAGCACGCTATACTACATTGCCGATGAAAGGCTGAATAATATTAACTGGGAATTGTTCACCAATGTTTAA
- a CDS encoding YjfK family protein — translation MFNWFKKKTEKIEDKAPEILGLRLGGAFDLDTVKMTFIEPELIINGAAKTQFIEAVGMVRLDEQTTVLRYYTDDEGYIQVLVRGELKDENIEDVKLMYFFDTKGIGSEKDWENALNRDISLPNLYLQGHTFTRVWESSGTSSPPVAMTEKTYHKDGSISETDQFAMLYERQFGDEKYEYAMLLGEEKIINNQHDRCLVTVTGFDLQPSDIYII, via the coding sequence ATGTTTAACTGGTTCAAGAAAAAAACGGAAAAAATTGAAGATAAGGCTCCCGAAATACTTGGATTGAGGCTTGGCGGAGCATTTGATTTGGACACGGTAAAAATGACTTTTATCGAACCCGAGCTTATCATCAACGGCGCCGCAAAAACTCAATTTATTGAAGCCGTAGGCATGGTTAGACTCGATGAGCAAACCACGGTACTGCGTTATTACACCGACGATGAAGGCTATATTCAGGTCCTGGTCAGAGGCGAGCTAAAAGACGAGAATATCGAAGATGTTAAGTTGATGTATTTCTTTGATACTAAAGGAATAGGCTCCGAAAAGGACTGGGAAAATGCGCTTAATCGAGATATCAGTCTGCCAAATCTGTACCTGCAAGGCCACACCTTTACTCGGGTGTGGGAAAGTAGCGGTACCAGCTCACCACCAGTAGCAATGACCGAAAAAACTTACCACAAAGACGGTAGCATTAGTGAAACCGATCAATTTGCGATGTTGTACGAGCGCCAGTTTGGTGACGAAAAATACGAATATGCCATGCTGCTTGGTGAAGAAAAAATCATCAACAATCAACATGACAGATGCTTAGTTACCGTTACTGGCTTCGATTTACAACCATCCGATATTTATATTATTTAA
- a CDS encoding DUF350 domain-containing protein, with amino-acid sequence MESVTNLLAGLGSFAIYFFISLLMLVIFKWVYAFVTPHDEWQLVKEEQNTAAAIGLMGAVVGFAIALAGAIANSIALLDFVVWGVVALIAQILAFFIVRFVFMPKIVQRIINNEVTAGIILAGMSIAVGLLNAACMTY; translated from the coding sequence ATGGAATCTGTGACCAACCTATTAGCCGGCTTAGGCAGTTTCGCCATTTACTTTTTCATCAGCTTGTTGATGCTTGTAATATTTAAGTGGGTTTACGCCTTTGTTACCCCTCATGATGAGTGGCAACTGGTTAAAGAAGAACAAAATACCGCTGCAGCCATTGGCCTGATGGGCGCCGTTGTCGGCTTTGCTATTGCTCTGGCCGGAGCAATAGCAAACTCGATCGCACTACTGGATTTTGTAGTCTGGGGTGTCGTGGCGCTGATTGCACAAATTCTTGCATTCTTTATTGTCCGCTTTGTATTCATGCCAAAAATCGTGCAACGCATCATCAATAACGAAGTTACCGCTGGTATCATCCTGGCCGGTATGTCGATTGCCGTAGGTTTGCTCAATGCTGCCTGTATGACTTATTAA
- a CDS encoding DUF1190 domain-containing protein, with product MKRSQSINLSRMRKISTGKVIKPLAVVAGVTGLSACGNSEEAVVYKDIDHCLSDNPGLEQQCDTAYQQALNAAEESGPKYPRKYHCEEEFGSNRCYQYTMNNGQNVFVPLMAGFLFSRYMDNRYRSAPLYTSYSYHSPFYGYWSSVDGKRYGRAKYGKTKVNKKAFDKKPKVTRTISRGGFGSKVAASSSFRGSSSRGGWGG from the coding sequence ATGAAACGCAGTCAATCAATTAACCTCAGCCGGATGAGAAAAATTTCCACTGGTAAAGTCATCAAGCCTCTAGCCGTTGTGGCCGGCGTAACAGGCCTGAGCGCCTGTGGCAACAGTGAAGAAGCCGTTGTTTACAAAGATATTGATCATTGCCTGAGCGACAATCCCGGTTTAGAGCAACAATGTGATACCGCATATCAACAGGCTTTGAATGCGGCCGAGGAAAGCGGCCCAAAGTATCCTCGCAAGTATCATTGTGAGGAGGAATTTGGTAGTAACCGTTGTTATCAATATACCATGAATAATGGTCAAAACGTCTTTGTACCATTAATGGCAGGATTCCTGTTTTCTCGATATATGGACAATCGTTATCGTTCTGCGCCTTTGTATACTTCCTATAGTTATCACTCACCATTTTACGGCTACTGGTCGTCCGTAGATGGCAAGCGCTATGGCCGAGCGAAATATGGAAAAACCAAAGTAAATAAAAAGGCATTCGATAAAAAACCTAAAGTTACCCGAACAATTTCCCGGGGTGGATTTGGCTCTAAAGTTGCGGCCAGCTCTTCATTCCGAGGCAGCTCATCACGCGGCGGCTGGGGCGGTTAA